A stretch of Paracoccus sp. MA DNA encodes these proteins:
- a CDS encoding glycine betaine ABC transporter substrate-binding protein, with the protein MTLALHNVQSAELLTYVDKFILENGYGCSVETIPGDTVPSTTSMIEKGSPDVSSETWVDLLPEIVPQGLEDGKIVYGAPALPDGGIQGWWIPKYLADAHPEIKTVEDALAHPELFPDPENPSRGVIFNGAEGWGATVVTAQLFKAYEAEKKGFNLMRPGSAAGLDGAIARAYERQEGFITYYWAPTALLGKYQLVQLEPNAEHDPVEWKRCITNLDCADPKVTGWPIDTVMTVLTRDFADRTSPAILDYFNTRGWSNDTVAKLMAWQGDNQAMGEDAAVHFLEENRDIWTSWVPAEVAEKVEAAL; encoded by the coding sequence GTGACCCTTGCACTGCATAACGTCCAGAGCGCCGAACTGCTGACCTATGTCGACAAGTTCATCCTCGAAAACGGTTACGGCTGCAGCGTCGAGACCATTCCGGGGGATACGGTTCCCTCGACCACATCCATGATCGAGAAAGGCTCGCCCGACGTTTCCTCGGAAACCTGGGTGGACCTGCTGCCCGAGATCGTTCCGCAGGGGCTCGAGGACGGCAAGATCGTCTACGGCGCGCCGGCCCTGCCCGATGGCGGCATTCAGGGCTGGTGGATTCCGAAATACCTGGCCGATGCGCATCCCGAGATCAAGACGGTCGAGGATGCCCTGGCGCATCCCGAGCTTTTCCCGGACCCGGAAAACCCCAGCCGCGGCGTGATCTTCAACGGCGCCGAAGGCTGGGGGGCGACGGTTGTGACCGCGCAATTGTTCAAGGCCTACGAGGCCGAGAAAAAGGGCTTCAACCTGATGCGGCCGGGCTCGGCCGCGGGCCTGGATGGCGCCATCGCCCGGGCCTATGAGCGTCAGGAAGGCTTCATCACCTATTACTGGGCGCCGACCGCGCTCTTGGGCAAATACCAGCTGGTGCAGCTGGAACCGAACGCCGAGCACGATCCGGTCGAATGGAAACGCTGCATCACCAATCTCGATTGCGCCGACCCGAAGGTCACCGGCTGGCCCATCGACACGGTGATGACGGTGTTGACCAGGGATTTTGCCGACCGGACCAGCCCGGCGATCCTAGACTATTTCAACACCCGCGGCTGGAGCAACGACACCGTGGCCAAGCTGATGGCATGGCAGGGCGACAACCAGGCCATGGGCGAGGATGCGGCCGTGCATTTCCTGGAAGAGAACAGGGATATCTGGACGAGCTGGGTTCCTGCCGAGGTCGCGGAAAAGGTCGAAGCCGCTCTGTGA
- a CDS encoding proline racemase family protein: MAFKRMIHAVDTHAGTPMRVITGGVPHIPGRSSYEKMQWLQANDDQLRKLMLREPRGYAAHCCNIIVPPSHPDADAGYIIMEQIEYPVMSGGNTISVVTVLLEMGLLPMKEPVTELVLEAPAGLIRVRAECRGGKVTSVTFRNVPAFAAHLDAEIEVPHLGKVRVDVGWGGMFYAIADVRQFPGLELIPEHGREIARISAMIRQAAIEQLPVEHPDYPGVGITISQLSGPTDDPNADWKNAVTMASGDFSWDNPATWTGALDRCPCGTGTCAKMAVLHAKGELPLDKSFRHQGILGNVYTGRLVEETEIAGRRAVVPEISGASWICGLNTLVLDHDDPFAEGFTVGDTWA, translated from the coding sequence ATGGCGTTCAAGCGAATGATCCATGCCGTCGATACGCATGCCGGAACGCCGATGCGGGTGATTACCGGCGGCGTTCCCCATATTCCCGGGCGCTCGTCCTACGAGAAGATGCAATGGCTGCAGGCCAATGACGACCAGCTGCGCAAGCTGATGCTGCGCGAGCCGCGCGGCTATGCGGCGCATTGCTGCAACATCATCGTGCCGCCCTCGCATCCCGATGCCGATGCCGGCTATATCATCATGGAGCAGATCGAATATCCGGTCATGTCCGGCGGCAATACCATCTCGGTCGTCACGGTGCTGCTGGAAATGGGCCTGCTGCCGATGAAGGAGCCCGTCACCGAGCTGGTGCTGGAGGCGCCGGCGGGGCTGATCCGGGTCCGCGCCGAATGCCGGGGCGGCAAGGTGACCAGCGTGACGTTCCGCAACGTGCCGGCCTTCGCCGCCCATCTGGATGCCGAGATCGAGGTGCCGCATCTGGGCAAGGTCCGGGTCGATGTCGGCTGGGGCGGCATGTTCTATGCCATCGCCGATGTCAGGCAGTTCCCCGGCTTGGAACTGATCCCCGAGCATGGCCGCGAAATCGCCCGCATCTCGGCGATGATCCGGCAGGCGGCGATCGAGCAGCTGCCGGTCGAGCATCCCGATTATCCGGGCGTGGGCATCACCATCTCGCAATTGTCCGGGCCGACGGACGATCCGAACGCGGATTGGAAGAACGCCGTAACCATGGCCTCGGGGGATTTCTCCTGGGACAATCCCGCGACCTGGACCGGCGCGCTGGATCGTTGCCCCTGCGGCACAGGCACCTGCGCCAAGATGGCGGTGCTGCATGCCAAGGGCGAATTGCCGCTGGACAAGAGCTTCCGGCACCAGGGCATTCTCGGCAACGTCTATACCGGGCGGCTGGTCGAGGAGACGGAGATCGCCGGCCGCCGCGCCGTGGTGCCGGAAATCTCGGGGGCCAGCTGGATCTGTGGGTTGAACACCCTGGTGCTGGACCATGACGATCCGTTTGCCGAAGGTTTCACGGTGGGGGATACCTGGGCGTAG
- a CDS encoding LysR substrate-binding domain-containing protein: MHRFLVRESGSGTRMVHEHFFREAGLPLPPAQEMDSNANIKQALMANMGLAFLSAHTIALERQAGKLSVLSVDGMPQLRDWFVVYPRRKTLGPAARSLRDFVTTDGPAFMRQFFGEDYGPE; this comes from the coding sequence ATGCACCGCTTCCTGGTGCGCGAAAGCGGCTCGGGCACCCGCATGGTGCACGAGCATTTCTTCCGCGAGGCCGGCCTGCCGCTGCCGCCGGCGCAGGAAATGGACAGCAACGCCAACATCAAGCAGGCGCTGATGGCGAACATGGGGCTCGCCTTCCTCTCCGCCCACACCATCGCGCTGGAGCGGCAGGCGGGCAAGCTGAGCGTCCTCAGCGTCGACGGCATGCCGCAGCTGCGCGACTGGTTCGTGGTCTATCCGCGCCGCAAGACGCTGGGCCCGGCCGCGCGCTCGTTGCGCGACTTCGTCACCACAGACGGCCCCGCCTTCATGCGCCAGTTCTTCGGCGAGGACTACGGGCCGGAATAG
- a CDS encoding TrkH family potassium uptake protein — translation MIDIRPVANIVGKVVVTLGAAMALPMLVDWWHGDAHWLIFLECGILTMLAGGLVALSTRQRDSSLTIQQVFLLTAMLWLVVPVAGALPFMLGAPHAGFTDAYFEAMSGVTTTGTTAFAGLDGLPKGTNLWRAFLNWSGGLGIIVVAMIFLPVMKVGGMQFFRSEGFDTLGKILPRAFDIAREMAGVYFAMTASCMVVYILLGMKGFDALVLALSTCSTGGFSNYDASFAPFIGPAEYAAAFFMILASIPFIRMVQLIRGSAEPIWRDIQVRAYLRWTFYAIAVVVLYRLLWLEAKNPLAVIRETTFNVISTFSGTGFASTDVTQWGHFPFVILIVVGLIGGCTGSTSCSVKVFRYLVLLQAVKAQLRRMQSPHRVFPLLYGGRPLEEDVVDSVMAFFTLFILTFGLLIVGLALTGLHPRTALTAAWTAIANVGLVWGPELTESGAVTDFPTASKWLMICGMYLGRLELISVLVLFLPRFWRA, via the coding sequence ATGATCGATATCCGTCCCGTGGCCAATATCGTCGGCAAGGTCGTCGTCACGCTCGGGGCGGCGATGGCGCTGCCCATGCTGGTGGACTGGTGGCACGGCGACGCGCATTGGCTGATCTTTCTGGAATGCGGCATCCTGACCATGCTGGCCGGCGGGCTGGTGGCGCTGTCGACGCGGCAGAGGGACAGTTCCCTGACCATCCAGCAGGTCTTTCTGCTGACGGCGATGCTGTGGCTGGTGGTGCCGGTGGCCGGCGCGCTGCCCTTCATGCTGGGCGCGCCGCATGCTGGCTTCACCGATGCCTATTTCGAGGCCATGTCGGGCGTCACCACGACCGGGACCACGGCCTTTGCCGGGCTGGACGGCCTGCCCAAGGGCACGAACCTGTGGCGGGCCTTCCTGAACTGGTCCGGTGGCCTCGGGATCATCGTGGTCGCCATGATCTTCCTGCCGGTGATGAAGGTCGGCGGCATGCAGTTCTTTCGCTCGGAAGGGTTCGACACGCTGGGCAAGATCCTGCCCCGCGCCTTCGACATCGCGCGCGAGATGGCCGGGGTCTATTTCGCCATGACCGCCAGCTGCATGGTGGTCTATATCCTGCTGGGCATGAAGGGCTTTGACGCGCTGGTGCTGGCGCTGTCCACCTGCTCGACCGGCGGGTTCTCCAATTACGACGCCAGCTTCGCGCCCTTCATCGGGCCGGCGGAATATGCGGCGGCCTTCTTCATGATCCTGGCCTCGATCCCCTTCATCCGCATGGTGCAGCTGATCCGCGGCTCCGCCGAGCCGATCTGGCGCGACATCCAGGTGCGGGCCTATCTGCGCTGGACCTTCTATGCCATCGCCGTCGTGGTGCTTTACCGGCTGCTGTGGCTTGAGGCGAAGAATCCGCTCGCCGTGATCCGCGAGACCACGTTCAACGTGATCTCAACCTTCTCGGGCACCGGCTTCGCCTCGACCGACGTCACGCAATGGGGGCATTTCCCCTTCGTCATCCTGATCGTGGTCGGGCTGATCGGCGGCTGCACCGGTTCGACCTCGTGCTCGGTCAAGGTATTCCGCTATCTGGTGCTGCTCCAGGCGGTCAAGGCGCAGCTGCGGCGGATGCAGTCGCCGCATCGGGTGTTTCCGCTGCTTTACGGCGGCCGCCCGCTGGAGGAGGACGTGGTCGATTCGGTCATGGCCTTCTTCACCCTGTTCATCCTGACCTTCGGCCTGCTGATCGTCGGGCTGGCGTTGACCGGGCTGCATCCGCGCACCGCGCTGACCGCGGCCTGGACCGCCATCGCCAATGTCGGCCTGGTCTGGGGCCCGGAACTGACCGAGAGCGGGGCGGTGACGGATTTCCCCACCGCCTCGAAATGGCTGATGATCTGCGGCATGTATCTGGGCCGGCTCGAGCTGATCTCGGTGCTGGTGCTGTTCCTGCCGCGGTTCTGGCGCGCTTAG
- a CDS encoding peptidoglycan-binding protein — translation MRRFAFVIGAALPLAFGAAAQAEDVVIRIEAKRGAEAARASAEGWGAAFPDVVTFPLADGWIGIALGPMPREAAAARLEQLKQERKVPGDSFLSAAEGRDLTPVAGAAPAAPGAPDGSTGNASTFRQGAGQPAEEDGEPAVGDLAGEDAATAATPESAAAETAPENATENTTAAAPEPAPEPAPAQFFLRLESSTDRARAEELLAKWRETLPEAGLWTLPNGRSAIAFGPMDEATGTAWLKAFKAAGAVPKDAFLSPGEEMGEIAIIGKVPELGAPPAPDAAPVPMPPLEDIQRALRWAGHYDGGIDGKDGPKTRAAIAEEIVRLRASPDTATAMAELIRRREAWRAEMGLTELRDSHTGLALPAPMDKLQFDRAERALSIYGPKDGSGAALILFSQPGGQQEMLDLAGLVTALGWVPAPQRQVERGSVTLDGSNQTHIGHAEARVVEGRVQGFVLIWPISDPEDQHRLAAEISDNLTRFAPGAGEAQPEAPAIAPAAAQN, via the coding sequence ATGCGGCGCTTTGCATTCGTCATCGGTGCGGCTCTGCCGCTGGCATTCGGCGCGGCCGCGCAAGCCGAGGATGTGGTGATCCGCATCGAGGCCAAGCGCGGCGCCGAGGCCGCCCGCGCCAGTGCCGAAGGCTGGGGCGCCGCCTTCCCCGATGTCGTGACCTTCCCGCTGGCCGATGGCTGGATCGGCATCGCGCTTGGCCCGATGCCGCGCGAAGCGGCAGCGGCGCGGCTGGAGCAGCTGAAGCAGGAGCGCAAGGTGCCGGGCGACAGCTTCCTTTCCGCCGCCGAGGGCCGCGACCTGACCCCGGTGGCCGGGGCGGCCCCCGCCGCGCCGGGGGCGCCCGATGGCTCGACCGGCAATGCCTCGACCTTCCGGCAGGGCGCGGGCCAGCCGGCAGAGGAGGACGGCGAGCCTGCGGTGGGCGATCTGGCGGGCGAGGATGCGGCCACGGCCGCCACGCCCGAAAGCGCCGCCGCCGAAACCGCCCCCGAAAACGCCACCGAAAACACCACCGCGGCCGCGCCGGAACCCGCCCCCGAACCCGCGCCGGCGCAATTCTTCCTGCGCCTTGAATCCAGCACCGACCGCGCCAGGGCCGAGGAACTGCTGGCGAAATGGCGCGAAACCCTGCCCGAGGCCGGGCTCTGGACCCTGCCCAACGGCCGGTCGGCCATCGCCTTCGGCCCGATGGACGAGGCGACCGGCACCGCCTGGCTGAAAGCCTTCAAGGCCGCCGGCGCGGTGCCGAAGGACGCCTTCCTGTCGCCCGGCGAGGAGATGGGCGAGATCGCGATCATCGGCAAGGTGCCGGAGCTTGGCGCGCCCCCTGCCCCGGATGCCGCGCCGGTGCCCATGCCGCCGCTGGAGGACATCCAGCGCGCCCTGCGTTGGGCCGGCCATTACGACGGCGGCATCGACGGCAAGGACGGCCCCAAGACCCGCGCCGCCATCGCCGAAGAGATCGTGCGCCTGCGCGCCTCGCCCGATACCGCCACCGCCATGGCCGAGCTGATCCGGCGGCGCGAGGCCTGGCGGGCCGAGATGGGCCTGACCGAGCTTCGGGACAGCCATACCGGCCTTGCCCTGCCCGCGCCGATGGACAAGCTGCAATTCGACCGCGCCGAGCGCGCGCTGTCGATCTATGGGCCCAAGGACGGCTCGGGCGCGGCGCTGATCCTGTTCTCGCAGCCCGGCGGCCAGCAGGAGATGCTGGACCTCGCCGGCCTCGTCACCGCGCTCGGCTGGGTGCCGGCGCCCCAGCGCCAGGTGGAACGCGGCAGCGTCACGCTGGACGGAAGCAACCAGACCCATATCGGCCATGCCGAGGCCCGGGTCGTGGAAGGGCGCGTGCAGGGCTTCGTGCTGATCTGGCCGATCTCGGACCCCGAGGACCAGCACCGGCTGGCGGCCGAGATCTCGGACAACCTGACCCGCTTCGCCCCCGGCGCGGGCGAGGCGCAGCCCGAGGCGCCCGCCATCGCCCCGGCGGCAGCGCAGAACTAA
- a CDS encoding glycine--tRNA ligase subunit alpha, with the protein MTSPKDNQTAKPVCFQDVILRLQSYWAGQGCAVLQPYDMEVGAGTFHPATTLRSLGARPWAAAYVQPSRRPTDGRYGENPNRLQHYYQYQVIIKPSPANLQDLYLGSLKAIGLDPMIHDVRFVEDDWESPTLGAWGLGWEVWCDGMEVSQFTYFQQVGGHDCKPVSGELTYGLERLAMYVLGVEHVMDMPFNPPGSPIPLSYGDVFRQAEREYSRWNFEQADTGMLFQHFKDAEAECDRILTAAETDGAGRRIPMAHPAYDQAIKASHLFNLLDARGVISVTERQAYIGRVRALAKRCADLFVTTEAAGAAEGEAA; encoded by the coding sequence ATGACCAGCCCAAAGGACAATCAGACGGCGAAACCCGTCTGCTTTCAGGACGTGATCCTGCGCCTGCAATCCTATTGGGCCGGACAGGGCTGCGCGGTGCTGCAACCCTATGACATGGAGGTCGGCGCCGGCACCTTCCATCCGGCGACCACGCTGCGCAGCCTGGGCGCCCGGCCCTGGGCCGCGGCCTATGTCCAGCCCTCGCGCCGGCCGACCGACGGCCGCTATGGCGAGAACCCGAACCGGCTGCAGCACTACTACCAGTATCAGGTCATCATCAAACCCTCCCCCGCCAACCTGCAGGACCTGTATCTGGGCAGCCTCAAGGCCATCGGCCTCGACCCGATGATCCACGACGTCCGCTTCGTCGAGGACGACTGGGAATCCCCGACGCTGGGCGCCTGGGGCCTGGGCTGGGAGGTCTGGTGCGACGGCATGGAGGTCAGCCAGTTCACCTATTTCCAGCAGGTGGGCGGCCATGACTGCAAGCCGGTCTCGGGCGAGCTGACCTACGGGCTGGAGCGGCTGGCCATGTATGTGCTGGGGGTCGAGCACGTGATGGACATGCCCTTCAACCCGCCCGGCAGCCCGATCCCGCTGAGCTATGGCGACGTCTTCCGCCAGGCCGAGCGCGAATATTCCCGCTGGAACTTCGAGCAGGCCGATACCGGCATGCTGTTCCAGCACTTCAAGGATGCCGAGGCGGAATGCGACCGCATCCTGACCGCGGCCGAGACGGACGGCGCCGGGCGCCGCATCCCGATGGCGCATCCGGCCTATGACCAGGCGATCAAGGCCAGCCACCTGTTCAACCTGCTGGACGCGCGCGGCGTGATCTCGGTCACCGAGCGCCAGGCCTATATCGGCCGCGTCCGCGCGCTGGCGAAACGCTGCGCCGACCTGTTCGTGACCACCGAGGCCGCGGGCGCGGCCGAGGGAGAGGCGGCATGA
- a CDS encoding DUF6446 family protein, with protein MSSGKIVASMLVLVAVMAGLAVWYLQVYGFYDEVDEISGAQEIVVTDAQGATHPVAVGDFKAIDAASSPIRYRACFTLDPAGLADAAPYPAATPLNGPGWFKCYSARALTADLESGAARAVLGQAEIRPDVDRVIVVYPDGRAFAWHQFNDKTPERGVMD; from the coding sequence ATGAGCTCGGGCAAGATCGTCGCCTCGATGCTGGTGCTGGTGGCCGTCATGGCCGGCCTTGCCGTCTGGTATCTGCAGGTCTACGGCTTCTATGACGAGGTGGACGAGATCAGCGGCGCGCAAGAGATCGTCGTCACCGATGCGCAGGGCGCGACGCATCCGGTCGCGGTCGGCGATTTCAAGGCCATCGACGCGGCAAGCTCGCCGATCCGCTATCGCGCCTGCTTCACGCTGGACCCGGCCGGGCTGGCCGATGCCGCGCCCTATCCCGCCGCGACGCCGCTGAACGGGCCGGGCTGGTTCAAGTGCTATTCCGCCCGGGCGCTGACCGCCGACCTGGAATCCGGCGCGGCGCGCGCCGTGCTGGGCCAGGCCGAGATCCGCCCCGACGTGGACCGGGTGATCGTCGTCTATCCCGACGGCCGCGCCTTTGCCTGGCACCAATTCAACGACAAGACCCCCGAACGCGGAGTGATGGACTGA
- the glyS gene encoding glycine--tRNA ligase subunit beta, with translation MPDLLIELLSEEIPARMQARAREDLKKLVTDGLVEAGLTYRSAGAFSTPRRLALAVEGLTAESPTTREERKGPRTDAPEAALEGFLRSTGLTRDQLEARDDKKGQVWFATIVKPGRPAAGIVAEVLEATIRNFPWPKSMRWGSGSLRWVRPLHSILCLLSDESGAAVVPLEIDGIRAGNTTRGHRFMAPDEIAVSGFEDYAARLRRARVMLDSAEREAAIRQEAANLAFARGWEIVPDEGLLTEVAGLVEWPVPLMGAIEDRFLTLPPEVLQTSMKEHQKFFSARNPRTGRIEGFVTVANIETPDHGETILKGNQRVLAARLSDAAFFWDNDLREARAGMADWAEGLKSVTFQSKLGSQADRIARIAALAREIAPLVGADADQAEQAAKIAKLDLRSAMVGEFPELQGIMGRYYALEAGLPEPVADAARDHYSPLGPSDAVPSAPVSVAVALADKLDTLTGFWAIDEKPTGSKDPFALRRAALGVIRLVLVNGVRANLGRTFAKANPDAAAADLIAFFHDRLKVHLRDQGIRHDIIDAVLAMPGNDDLVLLVNRATALNDVLKTEDGTNLLQGLKRAGNILAQAEEKDGVEYSFGADPKFSETDEERALFAALDKAEPAIREAVRLEDFQAATQGIASLRAPIDAFFEAVQINTDNQITRRNRLNLLSRIREAGRLIADFGRIEG, from the coding sequence ATGCCCGACCTGCTGATCGAGCTGCTCTCAGAGGAAATCCCGGCGCGCATGCAGGCCCGCGCCCGCGAGGACCTGAAGAAACTCGTCACCGACGGGCTGGTCGAGGCCGGCCTGACCTACCGCTCGGCCGGCGCCTTCTCGACCCCGCGCCGGCTGGCGCTGGCCGTCGAGGGGCTGACCGCGGAAAGCCCCACCACGCGCGAGGAGCGCAAGGGCCCCCGCACCGACGCCCCCGAGGCGGCGCTGGAGGGCTTCCTGCGCTCGACCGGCCTGACCCGCGACCAGCTGGAAGCGCGCGACGACAAGAAGGGCCAGGTCTGGTTCGCCACCATCGTGAAGCCGGGACGCCCCGCCGCCGGGATCGTCGCCGAGGTGCTGGAGGCGACGATCCGCAACTTCCCCTGGCCCAAGTCGATGCGCTGGGGCTCGGGCAGCCTGCGCTGGGTGCGGCCGCTGCATTCCATCCTCTGCCTCCTCTCGGACGAATCCGGCGCCGCGGTGGTGCCGCTGGAGATCGACGGCATCCGCGCCGGCAACACCACCCGCGGCCACCGCTTCATGGCCCCGGACGAGATCGCCGTCTCGGGCTTCGAGGATTACGCCGCCAGGCTGCGCCGCGCCCGCGTCATGCTGGATTCCGCCGAGCGCGAGGCCGCGATCCGGCAGGAGGCGGCGAACCTCGCCTTCGCCCGCGGCTGGGAGATCGTGCCGGACGAGGGCCTGCTGACCGAGGTCGCGGGCCTTGTCGAATGGCCGGTGCCGCTGATGGGCGCCATCGAGGACCGCTTCCTGACGCTGCCTCCCGAGGTGCTGCAGACCTCGATGAAGGAGCACCAGAAATTCTTCTCGGCCCGCAATCCCAGGACCGGCCGCATCGAGGGCTTCGTCACCGTGGCGAATATCGAGACCCCCGACCATGGCGAGACGATCCTGAAGGGCAACCAGCGCGTGCTGGCCGCCCGCCTCTCGGACGCGGCCTTCTTCTGGGACAACGACCTGCGCGAGGCGCGGGCGGGCATGGCCGACTGGGCCGAAGGGCTGAAATCGGTCACTTTCCAGAGCAAGCTGGGCTCGCAGGCGGATCGCATCGCCCGCATCGCGGCGCTGGCGCGCGAGATCGCGCCGCTGGTCGGCGCCGATGCCGATCAGGCGGAACAGGCGGCCAAGATCGCCAAGCTCGACCTGCGCTCGGCCATGGTCGGCGAGTTCCCGGAACTGCAAGGCATCATGGGCCGCTATTACGCGCTGGAGGCCGGCCTGCCCGAGCCGGTGGCCGATGCTGCCCGCGACCATTACTCGCCGCTCGGCCCCTCGGATGCGGTGCCCTCGGCGCCGGTGTCCGTGGCGGTGGCCTTGGCCGACAAGCTCGACACGCTGACCGGCTTCTGGGCCATCGACGAGAAGCCCACCGGCTCGAAAGACCCCTTCGCGCTGCGCCGCGCCGCGCTGGGGGTGATCCGGCTGGTGCTGGTGAACGGGGTGAGGGCCAATCTGGGCCGAACCTTCGCCAAAGCCAATCCGGATGCCGCGGCCGCCGACCTCATCGCCTTCTTCCACGACCGCCTCAAGGTCCACCTGCGCGACCAGGGCATCCGCCACGACATCATCGACGCGGTGCTGGCGATGCCTGGCAATGACGACCTGGTGCTGCTGGTCAACCGCGCCACCGCGCTCAACGACGTCTTGAAGACCGAGGACGGCACCAACCTGCTGCAAGGGCTGAAGCGCGCCGGCAATATCCTCGCCCAGGCCGAGGAGAAGGACGGCGTCGAATACAGTTTCGGCGCCGATCCGAAATTTTCCGAGACCGACGAGGAGCGCGCCCTTTTCGCCGCCCTCGACAAGGCCGAGCCGGCGATCCGCGAAGCCGTCCGGCTCGAGGATTTCCAGGCCGCGACCCAGGGCATCGCCAGCCTGCGCGCGCCCATCGACGCCTTCTTCGAGGCGGTGCAGATCAACACCGACAACCAGATCACCCGCCGCAACCGGCTGAACCTGCTCTCGCGCATCCGCGAGGCCGGCCGGCTGATCGCGGATTTCGGCCGCATCGAGGGCTGA